Proteins encoded within one genomic window of Candidatus Zixiibacteriota bacterium:
- a CDS encoding SBBP repeat-containing protein, which translates to MERVTKLLTVLVAYLIILIISICGTANAVATPQLLDGDALELCASNLLFIPNHGQFSSLIDYRADVSRSTIWFSQYGVYLQLFDSTVSDLPIDPFDQSGFNVEESGDPVDYVLIRLEPVDGDLSRPAGTTAIRGNINYFRTNNPANWVTGVQAYDGLLYDDVYPGIDLRFKNSNKRLEYDFEIGSGVSPDPIRMRYYGVDSLYLSADGDLVVVTELGEFFEYRPLIYQFDGEEQVPVEGSFVIYDDNSFGFSISPLYDTGKPLVIDPVLTFSTYFGGVGNDISRALALDDDGYVYVTGYVKSVDFPLIDPYDPVYHGEALDNYDAFITKISPDGDTVIYSTFLGGSDGDDKGFMIKVDGTSAAIIAGATASTDFPTVGALQSTNAGGQDGFITKLTPAGDALAFSTYFGGSAYDVCIGLDLDSGSKIYFAGHTQSADLPTAGTPYDGALDGARDGYYAVMAADGSALEYVTFIGGTDEDYAVALAVDEALRVYLTGYTASTDFPIFNAAYPTFAGGNHIGDAFVTCFETGGASLVYSTYLGGAVDDFLLTIGLDSLSQATVGGYTYSNSYPTVNAYDATFTGYYKAIVTQLNPTGDTVRFSTYLGGSGDEVISGLAISENGYVFVTGNTTSMDFPTEEAFDPLLDGGSDAFLTCFSPDGGALAYSTYYGGTGYDFGYGLAVDQNRNVFWSGYTNSIDIDPIGALQDTIAGAYDLFFARVDWQEYICIDSDNDGFGDPGHPENMCPDDNCPYTHNPLQSDSDADGAGNACDNCNDLYNPDQSDYDGDGLGDSCDVCTDFDNDGYGDPGFPENTCETDNCPDNYNPGQEDTDGDGIGDLCDECTDSDGDGYGDPGYSATTCTLDNCPDIYNPDQEDLDGDGVGDSCDICLETYNPGQEDFDADGLGDSCDTCTDYDGDGYGNPGFPANTCDNDNCPYTYNPDQIDTDGNGVGDACDSGCCVPPIRGNIDNDPAEEISISDLVYMVNYLFNGGPPPPCMEEANINGEGASDNPDITDLIHMVDYMFSSGPPPADCP; encoded by the coding sequence ATGGAAAGAGTAACCAAACTTCTCACCGTTCTTGTGGCGTATCTGATAATTTTAATCATATCCATTTGCGGAACGGCCAATGCCGTTGCCACCCCGCAATTATTGGATGGTGATGCTCTGGAATTATGTGCGAGTAACCTGCTTTTTATTCCCAACCATGGTCAATTCTCGTCCTTAATTGATTATCGTGCCGATGTTTCCCGTTCAACCATCTGGTTTTCTCAATACGGCGTCTACCTGCAGTTATTCGACTCAACTGTCTCAGATTTACCAATCGATCCTTTTGATCAGAGTGGATTTAACGTTGAGGAATCCGGCGATCCCGTCGACTACGTTCTGATACGACTGGAACCTGTAGACGGTGACCTGAGCCGTCCGGCAGGAACGACTGCAATCCGCGGCAATATAAACTATTTCCGAACTAATAATCCGGCCAATTGGGTCACGGGAGTACAGGCTTATGATGGTCTCCTGTACGACGATGTTTATCCGGGCATCGATCTTCGATTCAAAAACAGTAACAAGCGTCTCGAATACGATTTTGAAATCGGCAGTGGTGTTTCACCGGACCCGATAAGAATGAGATACTACGGTGTTGACTCACTCTACCTTTCGGCCGACGGTGACCTGGTAGTTGTAACAGAGCTTGGCGAATTCTTCGAATACCGGCCACTCATCTACCAATTCGACGGTGAGGAACAAGTTCCGGTCGAGGGCTCATTCGTCATATATGATGACAACAGCTTCGGCTTCAGCATCTCCCCCCTATATGACACCGGTAAACCTCTGGTTATCGACCCTGTGTTGACTTTCAGCACTTATTTTGGCGGCGTGGGTAATGACATTAGCCGCGCCTTAGCACTCGATGATGATGGCTATGTCTATGTAACCGGCTATGTCAAGTCGGTCGACTTCCCACTCATAGATCCGTACGATCCGGTCTATCATGGCGAGGCCCTCGATAATTATGACGCCTTCATAACAAAAATATCCCCTGACGGTGATACGGTAATTTACAGTACCTTTTTAGGTGGTTCCGACGGCGACGACAAGGGTTTTATGATCAAGGTAGACGGCACCAGCGCAGCCATCATTGCCGGAGCTACGGCCTCGACCGATTTTCCCACTGTCGGTGCTTTACAGAGCACTAACGCCGGTGGTCAGGATGGATTTATAACCAAGTTGACACCGGCGGGTGATGCCCTTGCTTTCAGTACCTACTTCGGCGGCAGCGCCTACGATGTTTGTATTGGGCTCGATCTGGATTCCGGTTCTAAAATCTACTTCGCCGGTCACACCCAATCGGCAGATCTCCCCACAGCCGGAACACCTTACGACGGCGCTCTCGACGGCGCCCGAGATGGTTATTATGCCGTTATGGCGGCTGACGGCTCAGCGCTTGAATATGTCACGTTCATAGGCGGAACTGATGAGGATTATGCCGTAGCCCTGGCTGTCGATGAGGCTCTGCGTGTTTATCTGACCGGCTATACAGCCTCAACCGACTTCCCGATCTTTAATGCCGCTTATCCCACTTTCGCCGGCGGCAACCATATCGGTGACGCTTTCGTGACTTGTTTTGAGACGGGTGGCGCTTCGTTGGTCTATAGCACCTATCTGGGAGGAGCGGTAGACGATTTCCTTCTGACGATCGGTTTGGACAGCTTATCTCAAGCCACCGTAGGCGGGTACACATATTCCAATTCTTATCCTACCGTCAACGCTTATGACGCCACTTTTACCGGCTATTACAAGGCAATTGTTACTCAGTTGAATCCAACCGGTGATACGGTTCGCTTCAGTACTTATCTGGGTGGGTCCGGCGATGAAGTAATCTCAGGACTTGCTATATCAGAAAACGGCTATGTTTTTGTCACCGGCAACACCACTTCCATGGATTTCCCAACCGAAGAAGCTTTTGATCCGCTCCTCGATGGCGGTTCTGACGCGTTTCTGACCTGTTTTTCACCGGATGGTGGTGCTTTAGCTTATTCAACTTATTATGGCGGCACCGGCTATGATTTCGGTTATGGCCTGGCCGTCGACCAGAATCGCAATGTATTCTGGTCCGGATACACCAACTCCATTGATATTGATCCGATCGGCGCCCTTCAGGATACTATCGCAGGAGCTTACGACCTGTTCTTCGCCCGCGTAGACTGGCAGGAATACATCTGTATTGACTCTGATAACGATGGTTTTGGCGATCCCGGTCATCCTGAAAATATGTGCCCGGACGACAATTGCCCTTACACTCACAATCCCCTCCAGTCCGATTCCGATGCCGACGGCGCCGGCAATGCCTGCGACAACTGCAACGATCTCTATAATCCCGATCAGTCGGATTATGACGGCGACGGCCTCGGCGATTCCTGTGATGTCTGTACCGATTTCGATAATGACGGCTATGGAGATCCCGGTTTTCCCGAAAATACCTGTGAAACGGACAATTGCCCCGACAATTACAATCCCGGGCAGGAAGATACCGATGGTGACGGAATCGGTGACCTTTGCGATGAATGCACCGACTCCGACGGCGATGGCTACGGTGATCCGGGGTATTCCGCCACTACCTGCACTCTCGATAACTGCCCCGATATCTATAATCCGGATCAGGAAGACCTGGACGGAGATGGTGTTGGTGACTCCTGCGATATATGCCTCGAAACCTACAATCCCGGCCAGGAAGATTTCGATGCCGACGGCTTAGGCGATTCCTGTGACACCTGTACTGATTATGACGGAGACGGTTACGGCAATCCCGGTTTCCCGGCCAATACCTGTGATAATGACAACTGCCCATATACTTACAACCCGGACCAGATCGACACCGATGGAAACGGAGTTGGTGATGCCTGTGACTCGGGGTGTTGTGTCCCGCCTATACGAGGCAATATCGACAATGATCCGGCTGAGGAAATCTCAATCAGCGACCTTGTCTACATGGTCAATTACTTATTCAACGGCGGCCCTCCACCTCCTTGCATGGAAGAAGCCAATATCAACGGAGAAGGCGCCTCCGACAATCCGGATATTACCGATCTGATACACATGGTCGACTATATGTTTTCCAGTGGTCCGCCACCGGCAGACTGCCCATAA